Genomic segment of Saccharomyces cerevisiae S288C chromosome XV, complete sequence:
AGTTCAAAATTCGGTTCAAATGTGTCCATAGATGTTATAGGACCGGAAGAAAATAGCACGGAGCATGTAAATGATGATGTTAAAGAGGAAGCAGAAGCACCTTCAGCGAATATGTCACTCAATGTTGCTACGGATCCAACCCTAAGTTGTAAAGAACCTCCTAGCCATTCGAGGAATTTGTTAAATAAAACACCGTTGAGAAATTCTTCGGGTCAGTATCTCGCAAAATCTCCAAGCTCCTATAGACAGGGAATAATTGTTAACGATAGTCTGGAAGAGAGCGATCAAATTGATCCTCCAAATAACAGTTCACGAAATGCAAGTGAATTGTTGACCTCGGTATTGCATAGCCCAGTTTCTGTTAATATGAAAAATCCGAAGGGTTCAAATACGGATATTTTCAACACCGGTGAAATATCCCAAATGGATCCTTCGCTATCAAGGAAAGTATTGAATAATATTGTCGAAGAAACAAACGCACTTCAAAGGCCAGTTGTTGAAGTTGTCAAGGAAGACAGAAGTGTTCCTGACCTAGCAGGTGTTCAGCAAGAGCAAGCAGAGAAATATTCCTATTCAAACAATAGTGGAAAAGgcagaaaaatttcaagatcATTGTCACGAAGGTCCAAAGATTTGATGATTAATCTAAAATCCAGAGCCACAGGCAAACAGGATAGTAACGTTAAACTTTCACCTGCTTCTAAAGTGACATCTAGACGCTCACAAGATTTAATGAGGGATAATGATTCACATACCGGCCTTGACACACCAAATTCTAACAGCACTTCTTTAGATATTTTGGTGAATAATCAAAAAAGCCTAAACTATAAAAGATTTACCGATAATGGCACTCTTAGGGTGACTAGTGGAAAGGAAACCGCCCTTGAAGAACAGAAGAATCACAGTTTTAAATCTCCGTCACCAATTGATCATTTGTTACAATCGCCAGCTACACCAAGTAATGTATCCATGTATCGAACTCCGCCTTTAGATAGCTCATTGACATTTGATAGGCGGAATGGGTCTTCATACAGTAACCAAAATTATAGCATACCTAGTTGGCAGAAAACTCCAAAGACCCAATTGGAGAATAGCGACAATTTTGAGGAACAGAAGGAAACACTTTACGAAAATAGCGAATCTAGAAACGATCCCTCGcttgataaagaaattgtCACGGCAGAGCACTATCTGAAgcaattaaaaataaatttgaaagaactTGAATCTCAAAGGGAAGAATTAATGAAAGAGATCACTGAAATGAAGTCTATGAAAGAGGCTCTACGCCGACATATTGAATCCTATAATAGCGAGAAAAATAAACTATATCTTGACTCCAATGAATTATCAAATAATCCACCGATGATAAATGAAATCAGCTTAGGTGAGTCGCCACCCGTGAAACATGTTGCAACTGCAAGTTCTGTAGCGCGAAGTTCTGTTAaaccaaaattttggaagtttttttcatctgCAAAGCCACAGACCGAGCAATCTATACAAGGTGTCAGTACAAATAATACAAATTCCATCGTTAAAAGTGCCCCAGTTTTGCTTTCTGCTCCCTCATCTGGTAGTAATTCCGGCCGTTTAGAAATTTCACCACCTGTGCTACAAAATCCTAATGAATTTAGTGACGTTAGATTAGTACCTATCGAGAACGATGCAAATATGGGACAAAGTAAAGATGGAGAAGAATATTTGGATGGAAGCAATTTGTATGGTTCAAGTCTCGTTGCTAGGTGCAATTatgaaaacaatgaaataCCGATGATACTATCTGTCTGCATAGATTTTATTGAATCagacgaagaaaatatgAGATCGGAGGGCATTTATAGAAAATCAGGTTCCCAGCTAGTCatagaagaaatagaaaagcAATTTTCTGCATGGAAAGTACAACAAAATACCGAAACGCCAAATATTTTAACGGAACAAGATCTCAACGTTGTTACTGGTGTGTTGAAGCGATACTTAAGAAAGCTCCCCAACCCTATCTTTACCTTTCAAATATACGAGCCGTTGATGAGGTTAGTTaaatctaaaaaaatgatggaAAACTTGCCATTTGTTGGAGGAAAGTTGTCCTTAGAAGCAAAGAATTCGGACACTTATATGTCGAGCAAGAGCGCTTTAAAAAACATATTGGAAGACCTTCCAAGGGAACATTATAGGGTGTTAAGAGTACTGAGTGAACATATAGAAAAGGTTACACGGTACAGTCACTGGAATCGAATGACGCTTTATAATTTGGCTTTAGTTTTTGCTCCAGGTTTGATTCGTGATTTCAGTGGAGAAAAGgatattattgatatgaaagaaagaaactatATTGTCGCATTTATATTTGGGAACTACAAAGATATCCTGACGTAGCGCTATCCTCGGTTCTGCATTGAGCCGCCTTATATGAACTGTATCGAAacgttatttttttaatcgCAGACTTAAGCAGGTAATTATTCCTTGCTTCTTGTTACTGgatatgtatgtatgtataaTAAGTGATCTTATGTATGAAATTCTTAAAAAAGGACACCTGTAAGCGTTGATTTCTATGTATGAAGTCCACATTTGATGTAATCATAACAAAGCCTAAAAAATAGGTATATCATTTTATAATTATTTGCTGTACAAGTATATCAATAAACTTATATATTACTTGTTTTCTAGATAAGCTTCGTAACCGACAGTTTCTAACTTTTGTGCTTTGACAAgaacttcttcttcttgcttTAATAAAAACTGTTCCATTTTCGTTGTATAACTTGAATCATAAGCGCCAAGCAGTCTGACAGCCAACAGCGCAGCGTTCGTACTATTATTAATAGCGACGGTAGCTACTGGAACACCTCTAGGCATTTGCACAATTGAATGTAAAGAATCTACTCCATCTAGACAAGAACCTTTTACGGGCACACCGATGACAGGAAGTGGTGTCATTGCAGCCACCATACCTGGCAAGTGAGCAGCCCCACCAGCTCCAGCGATAATTGTTTTAATTCCACGCTTGCTTGCGGAAATAGCATATGCTGACATCCTATGTGGAGTTCTATGAGCAGAGACTATTGTCACTTCAAATGGAACGccaaaatcttttaaaacCGCACATGCGGCAGACATTACCGGCAAGTCAGAGTCTGATCCCATGATGATTCCAACCAATGGTTTGACCATTGCTTCCAAGTCCAACTTTTGAGCGACAGAGATTTTGATTGGAATATCAGTTCTACCTGTAATGTAGTTCAGCCTTTGTTCACATTCCGCCATACTGGaggcaataatatttatgTGACCTACTTTTCTGTTAGGTCTAGACTCTTTTCCATATAAGTACACTGAGGAACCTGGAGTCGCCAATGCTCTTTCGCAAGTTTCTAGCTCTTTATCTTTTGTATGTTTGTCTCCAAGAACATTTAGCATAATGGCGTTCGTTGTAATGGTGGAGAAAGATGTGAAATTCTTTGGCATTGGCAAATCCAATATTGATCTCAAATGAGCTTCAAATTGAGAAGTGACGCAAGCATCAATGGTATAATGTCCAGAGTTGTGAGGCCTTGGGGCAATTTCGTTAATAAGCAATTCCCCTGTTTCTAAATAGAACATTTCCACACCAAATATACCACAACCGGGAAAAGATTTGATTGCATTTTCTGCCAACAACTTCGCCTTAAGTTGAACGGAGTCCGGAACTCTAGCAGGCGCATAACATAAGTCACAAATATTGTCCTTGTGGATAGTCTCTACAATTGGGTAAGAAAACACTAAACCGTTAACAGATCTCACAATCATGACTGCTAATTCTTTAGTAAATGGTGCCCATTTTTCGGCGTACAAAGGACGATCCTTC
This window contains:
- the RGA1 gene encoding GTPase-activating protein RGA1 (GTPase-activating protein for polarity-regulator Cdc42p (RhoGAP); required for proper bud site selection; transiently localizes to previous cell division sites (bud scars; cytokinesis remnants), interacting with Nis1p and Nba1p, to prevent Cdc42p repolarization; implicated in control of septin organization, pheromone response, and haploid invasive growth; relocalizes from the bud neck to cytoplasm upon DNA replication stress; contains N-terminal LIM domains and a C-terminal GAP domain), encoding MASTAPNEQFPSCVRCKEFITTGHAYELGCDRWHTHCFACYKCEKPLSCESDFLVLGTGALICFDCSDSCKNCGKKIDDLAIILSSSNEAYCSDCFKCCKCGENIADLRYAKTKRGLFCLSCHEKLLAKRKYYEEKKRRLKKNLPSLPTPVIDNGHTDEVSASAVLPEKTFSRPASLVNEIPSGSEPSKDIETNSSDIVPHFITGYNDSDDNSGSSKFGSNVSIDVIGPEENSTEHVNDDVKEEAEAPSANMSLNVATDPTLSCKEPPSHSRNLLNKTPLRNSSGQYLAKSPSSYRQGIIVNDSLEESDQIDPPNNSSRNASELLTSVLHSPVSVNMKNPKGSNTDIFNTGEISQMDPSLSRKVLNNIVEETNALQRPVVEVVKEDRSVPDLAGVQQEQAEKYSYSNNSGKGRKISRSLSRRSKDLMINLKSRATGKQDSNVKLSPASKVTSRRSQDLMRDNDSHTGLDTPNSNSTSLDILVNNQKSLNYKRFTDNGTLRVTSGKETALEEQKNHSFKSPSPIDHLLQSPATPSNVSMYRTPPLDSSLTFDRRNGSSYSNQNYSIPSWQKTPKTQLENSDNFEEQKETLYENSESRNDPSLDKEIVTAEHYLKQLKINLKELESQREELMKEITEMKSMKEALRRHIESYNSEKNKLYLDSNELSNNPPMINEISLGESPPVKHVATASSVARSSVKPKFWKFFSSAKPQTEQSIQGVSTNNTNSIVKSAPVLLSAPSSGSNSGRLEISPPVLQNPNEFSDVRLVPIENDANMGQSKDGEEYLDGSNLYGSSLVARCNYENNEIPMILSVCIDFIESDEENMRSEGIYRKSGSQLVIEEIEKQFSAWKVQQNTETPNILTEQDLNVVTGVLKRYLRKLPNPIFTFQIYEPLMRLVKSKKMMENLPFVGGKLSLEAKNSDTYMSSKSALKNILEDLPREHYRVLRVLSEHIEKVTRYSHWNRMTLYNLALVFAPGLIRDFSGEKDIIDMKERNYIVAFIFGNYKDILT
- the ADE2 gene encoding phosphoribosylaminoimidazole carboxylase ADE2 (Phosphoribosylaminoimidazole carboxylase; catalyzes a step in the 'de novo' purine nucleotide biosynthetic pathway; red pigment accumulates in mutant cells deprived of adenine); this translates as MDSRTVGILGGGQLGRMIVEAANRLNIKTVILDAENSPAKQISNSNDHVNGSFSNPLDIEKLAEKCDVLTIEIEHVDVPTLKNLQVKHPKLKIYPSPETIRLIQDKYIQKEHLIKNGIAVTQSVPVEQASETSLLNVGRDLGFPFVLKSRTLAYDGRGNFVVKNKEMIPEALEVLKDRPLYAEKWAPFTKELAVMIVRSVNGLVFSYPIVETIHKDNICDLCYAPARVPDSVQLKAKLLAENAIKSFPGCGIFGVEMFYLETGELLINEIAPRPHNSGHYTIDACVTSQFEAHLRSILDLPMPKNFTSFSTITTNAIMLNVLGDKHTKDKELETCERALATPGSSVYLYGKESRPNRKVGHINIIASSMAECEQRLNYITGRTDIPIKISVAQKLDLEAMVKPLVGIIMGSDSDLPVMSAACAVLKDFGVPFEVTIVSAHRTPHRMSAYAISASKRGIKTIIAGAGGAAHLPGMVAAMTPLPVIGVPVKGSCLDGVDSLHSIVQMPRGVPVATVAINNSTNAALLAVRLLGAYDSSYTTKMEQFLLKQEEEVLVKAQKLETVGYEAYLENK